One Watersipora subatra chromosome 4, tzWatSuba1.1, whole genome shotgun sequence genomic window carries:
- the LOC137394048 gene encoding uncharacterized protein, whose translation MKVVVLMSFVVACVLLVQSGIEARPNRRGRGGGRRGEQRMKAEIQELIANITVNCGEGYVDQLEEKLNDEWSEMCDTKSNSKSSSEEDDDDDGSGDDNDDDKQKRPKRFGRRQGDCENSMEYLKFQRDFFEDYQECEEIPTSSHQPTDSTTSAWFK comes from the exons ATGAAGGTAGTCGTTCTGATGAGTTTCGTTGTAGCCTGTGTTCTGCTGGTGCAGAGCGGAATTGAGGCTAGGCCGAACAGAAGAGGAAGAGGTGGGGGAAGAAGAGGAGAGCAGAGAATGAAGGCTGAAATTCAGGAGTTAATAGCAAATATAACTGTGAACTGTGGAGAAGGCTATGTTGATCAACTGGAGGAAAAGCTAAATGACGAGTGGAGTGAAATGTGTGACACTAAATCCAACAGTAAGAGTTCTtctgaagaagatgatgatgatgatggcAGTGGGGATGACAATGATGATGATAAACAGAAGAGACCGAAGAGGTTTGG AAGACGACAAGGTGATTGTGAGAATAGCATGGAGTACCTAAAATTCCAAAGGGATTTCTTTGAGGACTACCAAG AGTGTGAAGAGATCCCCACCTCCAGTCATCAACCCACCGATTCTACAACATCTGCGTGGTTCAAGTAA
- the LOC137394749 gene encoding high mobility group nucleosome-binding domain-containing protein 5-like, translated as MKVVILMSLTVACVLLVQNGVEARAIGGGRKREKLELQAEIDELITDITADCGEDYVDQLMEDLDDEWDEMSDSKSKESSKSSSEEDDEDDEDDEDDEDDESDSDSGSGEVEKEVKRKKRSGKGQGDNAKRSVSYLKFRRDFFEENRDCPESTTEMDYTDATTSES; from the exons ATGAAGGTAGTCATTCTGATGAGTCTCACTGTAGCCTGTGTTCTGCTGGTGCAGAATGGAGTTGAGGCTAGAGCGATAGGTGGagggagaaaaagagaaaagctGGAACTGCAGGCTGAGATTGATGAGTTAATTACAGATATAACCGCAGACTGTGGAGAAGACTATGTTGATCAACTGATGGAAGACCTAGATGATGAGTGGGATGAGATGTCTGACAGTAAATCCAAGGAGAGCAGTAAGAGCTCTTCTGAAGAGGACGATGAGGACGATGAGGATGATGAGGACGATGAGGACGATGAGAGTGATAGTGATAGTGGTAGTGGTGAGGTGGAGAAGGAAGTAAAGAGAAAGAAAAGATCTGG AAAAGGACAAGGGGATAATGCCAAAAGAAGCGTATCGTATCTAAAATTCCGAAGAGATTTCTTTGAAGAAAACCGAG ACTGCCCAGAGTCCACAACAGAAATGGATTACACAGATGCTACCACCTCAGAGAGCTAA
- the LOC137394614 gene encoding cilia- and flagella-associated protein 251-like, with protein sequence MKVILLLGLSVACALLWQSAVNASPIGESKKDQTRGCANSGESEKEKGSVGDSSSDFTMGCADKYVDEVKEDIDVAWYDDMSKEPKELDESSSEEVIGGENEEENLEREKRSENSGEGKQNQKSSMFSRETKSSYKEPEDETTPFDMEESTDEPTTFDALD encoded by the exons ATGAAGGTTATACTATTACTGGGTCTATCTGTAGCATGTGCTCTGTTGTGGCAGAGTGCAGTCAATGCTAGTCCGATAGGAGAGAGTAAGAAGGACCAGACCAGAGGCTGCGCAAATAGTGGAGAAAGTGAGAAAGAGAAAGGCAGTGTCGGGGACTCGTCGAGTGATTTCACTATGGGTTGTGCCGATAAGTATGTGGATGAGGTGAAGGAAGACATCGATGTCGCTTGGTATGATGACATGTCAAAAGAACCGAAGGAACTTGATGAGAGTTCATCTGAAGAGGTCATTGGGGGAGAGAACGAAGAGGAAAATTTAGAGAGAGAAAAGAGATCTGA AAATAGCGGTGAAGGAAAACAGAACCAGAAGAGCTCGATGTTCAGCAGAGAGACTAAAAGCTCCTACAAAG aacCAGAAGACGAAACTACCCCATTCGATATGGAAGAGAGTACAGATGAGCCCACAACATTTGATGCATTGGATTAG